Proteins from one Candidatus Zixiibacteriota bacterium genomic window:
- a CDS encoding thioredoxin fold domain-containing protein has translation MKQLIIMAGVSLAITSLSVGQSSAQTPQAKPAATKQEKIEWLTYDAGLAKAKAENKPIIIDFTASWCGWCKKMERETFSDPKVIKYMRDTYVPIKVWGDDTTKAAMVSHNGERMTQQRLSGAVYGVRGYPTFWFLDSQGGRIGPQSGYRSPNQFLPLIEYVGGSHYKTMSYDSFVQKRNGKG, from the coding sequence ATGAAGCAGCTCATCATCATGGCGGGGGTCTCGCTCGCGATTACATCGCTTTCCGTTGGGCAGTCTTCGGCGCAGACGCCCCAGGCCAAGCCCGCAGCCACCAAGCAAGAGAAGATCGAATGGCTGACCTATGACGCCGGGTTGGCCAAGGCCAAGGCCGAAAACAAACCGATCATCATCGACTTCACCGCCTCGTGGTGCGGCTGGTGCAAGAAGATGGAGCGGGAGACTTTCTCCGATCCCAAGGTCATCAAGTACATGCGCGACACATACGTCCCGATCAAGGTATGGGGCGACGACACCACCAAAGCGGCGATGGTCTCGCACAACGGCGAGCGCATGACCCAGCAGAGGCTATCCGGAGCCGTCTACGGCGTGCGCGGCTATCCGACATTCTGGTTTCTGGATTCACAAGGCGGGCGTATCGGTCCGCAATCAGGGTACCGCAGCCCCAACCAATTCCTACCACTGATCGAATACGTGGGCGGCAGCCACTACAAGACAATGAGTTACGACAGCTTCGTGCAGAAACGCAACGGCAAGGGCTAA
- a CDS encoding diacylglycerol/polyprenol kinase family protein → MNHPHTPIRSAPELAYSGEVWRKLLHLVALIIPVGYYFVARPVGIGIVASCFVVSLLIDISRFRDWPIQRTWQRVVSPIVRPKESDNFTGATHILLSGWLCPLLFTRPAAAFAMTTIILGDIAAALIGRRWGRHRYAGNRSWEGSAAFFGGGLIAAFAIPSVPLSIGIPVALLAAVVEGLSRRVDDNLTVPLVAGLAVHVALRALPL, encoded by the coding sequence ATGAATCACCCCCACACGCCGATTCGATCCGCGCCGGAACTCGCGTATTCCGGTGAGGTCTGGCGCAAATTGCTCCACCTGGTGGCGCTCATCATTCCTGTCGGCTACTATTTCGTCGCCCGTCCCGTCGGCATCGGCATCGTCGCGTCTTGCTTTGTAGTCTCTCTGCTGATCGACATCAGCCGTTTCCGTGACTGGCCGATCCAGCGCACCTGGCAGCGGGTCGTGAGTCCGATCGTGCGGCCGAAGGAGTCAGACAACTTCACGGGTGCCACACACATTCTGTTGTCCGGGTGGCTCTGCCCATTGTTGTTCACTCGCCCGGCGGCCGCCTTCGCCATGACCACGATCATCCTCGGCGACATCGCCGCGGCGTTGATCGGACGCCGGTGGGGGAGGCATCGCTACGCGGGGAACCGCTCGTGGGAGGGCTCGGCGGCCTTCTTTGGCGGCGGCTTGATCGCCGCCTTCGCCATTCCCAGCGTCCCCTTATCGATCGGCATTCCCGTGGCGCTACTCGCCGCAGTGGTCGAGGGTCTGTCGCGTCGGGTCGACGACAATCTGACGGTGCCGCTCGTGGCGGGGCTGGCCGTGCACGTGGCGCTACGGGCTCTTCCACTGTGA
- a CDS encoding DUF5916 domain-containing protein, with the protein MRLGKSWAAVAVLLGTVGSGSPAYAIDTPVPETASQIIFADPPKELKAIRKAGEFRLDGRLEEKFWQEAPLARGFRQTWPKEGEAASESTWIKVAYDDEALYVGIICFDSHPDRIRRQLTRRDRSNEADYVQVAIDSYHDRQTAYTFVVNASGVERDWYVYNDNWTDDTWDGVWEAKVAHEPVGWTVEMRIPYHCLRFPQRPSHEWGIDFVRYISRNDETCRWQFVPRREASGVSRYGVLDGLEGISPPRHLQVLPYTVGKFKTEPTRLGNPDGRMWRSDVGADIKWALSPNSILDATVNPDFGQVEADATVLNLSNFEFRYPEKRPFFLEGLQLFDTPFSLFYSRRIGAAPDHPDAESDDYIIDLPEAATILYAGKLSGKTHKGLSYAMLNAVTTDEYAKYHQIDGADTAVVRERVANRGTANIARVRQDIWGNSTVGLMMTALNRDRKAPSYSGGVDWNLRTKSNVWELRGQSVVASPSSGATGWGATATIEKRSGKHIRGQMGFEYDDPNLDVNDLGFIQRNDYIGGWGWWQYRTEKTFGPIRRTWNNVNWWEGWNSDGRRLQLGGNYNFNWEFLNRWQVGGGHARDASRYDDYEIDGGPAVRLPSGYDYWMWGGTDSRRPVYFEVNYSWGTNRDGGYNDYYVVTQVRPATNLELSIAPSYNIGYSVSRYVGDIEPTVSEPAGYLFAEQNSQRFSITSRGTATFTTNLSVQFYGEVFVANVHYDHYKRLVGVGSFTPAPDLSRDETDDDPDYSILSFNANVVLRWEYRPGSTIYLVWTQARDDYDEVPSFTIRRGMNRLFDLGSNNVFMVKLNYWWNL; encoded by the coding sequence TTGAGACTGGGAAAATCATGGGCCGCTGTGGCGGTGCTGTTGGGAACCGTCGGCTCGGGATCGCCGGCGTATGCGATCGACACGCCGGTACCGGAGACGGCCAGTCAGATCATTTTCGCCGATCCGCCCAAGGAACTCAAAGCGATTCGCAAGGCCGGGGAGTTTCGGCTGGATGGCCGGCTGGAGGAGAAATTCTGGCAGGAAGCGCCATTGGCACGCGGTTTTCGCCAAACATGGCCCAAAGAGGGTGAAGCCGCCAGTGAGTCGACGTGGATCAAGGTTGCCTATGATGACGAAGCCCTCTATGTGGGGATCATCTGCTTCGACTCACATCCCGACCGGATTCGCCGCCAGTTGACCCGGCGGGACCGGTCCAACGAGGCGGATTATGTTCAGGTGGCGATCGACTCCTACCACGACCGCCAGACCGCGTACACGTTTGTGGTCAATGCCTCCGGTGTGGAGCGGGACTGGTACGTCTACAACGACAACTGGACGGACGACACTTGGGATGGAGTCTGGGAGGCGAAGGTCGCCCATGAACCGGTGGGATGGACGGTGGAAATGCGCATCCCCTACCATTGCCTGCGGTTCCCGCAGCGCCCCAGCCATGAATGGGGGATCGACTTCGTCCGCTACATCTCACGCAACGATGAAACATGCCGCTGGCAGTTTGTCCCGCGTCGGGAGGCCTCCGGTGTCTCCCGCTATGGTGTGCTCGATGGTCTCGAAGGGATCTCGCCGCCGCGTCATCTGCAAGTGCTTCCCTATACGGTCGGCAAGTTCAAGACGGAGCCAACGCGTCTGGGCAATCCCGACGGTCGAATGTGGAGAAGCGACGTCGGCGCCGACATAAAATGGGCTCTCTCACCGAATTCGATTCTCGATGCCACCGTGAACCCCGACTTTGGCCAGGTCGAAGCCGACGCCACAGTGCTGAACCTCTCCAACTTCGAGTTTCGTTACCCCGAGAAACGGCCTTTCTTCCTCGAAGGGTTGCAGTTGTTCGATACGCCGTTCAGTCTGTTCTATTCCCGCCGCATCGGCGCCGCTCCCGACCATCCCGACGCCGAGTCCGACGACTACATCATCGATCTGCCGGAGGCCGCCACGATTCTCTATGCGGGGAAACTGTCGGGAAAGACCCACAAGGGACTTTCCTACGCCATGCTGAATGCGGTCACCACCGATGAGTACGCGAAGTACCATCAGATCGACGGCGCCGACACCGCCGTTGTCCGGGAGCGCGTGGCGAATCGCGGCACGGCCAACATCGCCCGCGTCCGTCAGGACATCTGGGGGAATTCGACCGTCGGTCTGATGATGACGGCGTTGAACCGGGACCGCAAGGCGCCGTCGTACAGCGGCGGCGTCGACTGGAATCTGCGCACGAAGAGCAATGTCTGGGAGCTGCGGGGGCAGTCGGTCGTTGCCTCTCCCTCATCCGGAGCTACCGGATGGGGCGCCACCGCGACCATCGAGAAGCGTTCGGGAAAGCACATTCGCGGCCAGATGGGGTTCGAGTATGACGATCCCAATCTGGACGTGAACGACCTCGGATTCATTCAACGCAACGATTACATCGGCGGCTGGGGCTGGTGGCAGTACCGGACCGAGAAGACCTTCGGTCCGATCCGCCGCACGTGGAACAACGTCAACTGGTGGGAAGGTTGGAACAGCGACGGCCGGCGCCTGCAACTGGGGGGAAACTACAACTTCAACTGGGAATTCTTGAATCGCTGGCAGGTTGGCGGCGGTCATGCGCGCGATGCCTCCCGTTATGATGACTATGAAATCGACGGCGGCCCTGCCGTGAGGCTTCCCTCCGGGTACGACTACTGGATGTGGGGCGGCACGGATTCCCGTCGGCCGGTCTACTTCGAGGTCAATTACAGTTGGGGGACGAATCGCGATGGCGGCTACAATGACTATTATGTTGTCACGCAGGTGCGCCCCGCCACCAATCTGGAATTGTCGATCGCTCCCAGCTACAACATCGGATACAGTGTCTCCCGTTACGTCGGCGACATCGAGCCGACGGTGAGCGAACCAGCGGGATACCTGTTTGCGGAGCAGAATTCGCAGCGGTTCTCGATCACGTCACGGGGCACGGCGACCTTCACGACCAATCTGTCGGTGCAGTTCTACGGCGAGGTCTTCGTCGCCAATGTCCACTACGACCACTACAAGCGGCTGGTCGGAGTTGGCTCCTTCACCCCCGCGCCGGACTTGTCGCGGGACGAGACAGACGACGATCCCGACTATTCGATCTTGAGTTTCAATGCCAACGTGGTGTTGCGCTGGGAATACCGGCCCGGCTCAACCATCTACCTGGTTTGGACGCAGGCCCGGGACGACTACGACGAGGTCCCTTCCTTCACGATTCGCCGTGGGATGAACCGTCTCTTTGATCTGGGTTCGAACAATGTGTTCATGGTGAAGCTGAACTACTGGTGGAATCTGTAG
- a CDS encoding DUF5916 domain-containing protein, with the protein MDHGRTISGGRILAATAVGVCAVGLSVPVGRAQDPTPHKSLTAVRINGHAPDVDGRLDEASWQQAIMVADFLQKEPDEGAVPRERTEVGFLYDDEALYVGARMYSDDPVGLRLHCNRRDQPGGSEQMIVSLDTYRDRRTCYDFGVSVAGVRTDRYHSVDEENDRDPSFNPVWSARTAVEPWGWSAEMRIPFSQLRFNKGDEQVWGVNLNRWIPARNEDDFWIYVPRNCTGWSSRFGELIGIRGIKPSSRLELLPYTAGDGLFTGNRDAGDPLHDGSDFDGRLGGDLKMGLGPNLTLEATVNPDFGQVEADPAVINLTAFETIFTERRPFFVEGNPLFETEGPTYFYSRRIGATPHGEADGDFVDQPTATTILGAGKITGRLASGLSLGVLSALTGREYARVYRDGVKSRLRVEPLTGYSVARLQQEFGEDKSTVGLILTGVGRDLPADDPLASSLRRDAVTGGTDWNLRFQGGAYQLSGYAGFSRVGGSRDAILGTQTASTHYFQRPDAGHVDVDSTRTALWGYTGLMKFEKEAGRHWLWGVGSFVESPGFELNDAGVLRSADNIWSGAEVVYRETTPGRLWRSYRFVFSPSTEWNFDGIRKASDFSLEASATWKNYLSTYLIGGVTTHGLSDDATRGGPLMATPLNSYLALEAHSNYAATTQYGGGVSLGRSETNGWECVPWAQWSTRVGDRLSLSLTPSFMRGESSRQYVGTFDGGPAATYGQRYVFARIEQSELSASMRVNYYFTPDLSLEVYARPFAASGRYHGFGELAAARSYELRLYGEHGTTITETGDGVYQVVDGADTLQIEQPDYGERSFSSNVVLRWEFRPGSTLYLVWQQNRDGEERLGRAVGPRSLWRTFRPAGDNFFAIKISYWIPVS; encoded by the coding sequence GTGGATCATGGGAGAACGATATCAGGGGGGAGAATCCTCGCAGCGACTGCCGTCGGCGTGTGCGCAGTCGGACTGAGTGTCCCCGTCGGCCGTGCGCAGGATCCTACGCCGCACAAGTCGCTGACGGCGGTCCGCATCAATGGCCATGCACCCGACGTCGACGGGCGCCTGGACGAGGCGTCCTGGCAGCAGGCGATCATGGTCGCCGATTTCCTGCAGAAGGAGCCCGACGAAGGGGCCGTGCCGCGCGAGCGCACCGAGGTCGGATTCCTGTACGACGACGAGGCGTTGTACGTCGGCGCCCGGATGTACAGCGACGATCCGGTCGGGCTGCGTCTCCACTGCAATCGTCGCGACCAACCGGGCGGCTCTGAACAGATGATCGTCTCGTTGGACACCTACCGCGACCGCCGCACCTGCTATGACTTCGGCGTCAGCGTGGCCGGTGTCCGCACCGATCGCTACCACTCCGTGGACGAGGAAAACGACCGCGATCCGTCGTTCAATCCGGTCTGGTCCGCCCGCACCGCCGTCGAACCGTGGGGCTGGTCGGCGGAGATGCGGATTCCCTTCTCTCAACTGCGCTTCAACAAAGGGGACGAACAAGTCTGGGGCGTGAATCTCAACCGCTGGATTCCGGCACGCAACGAGGACGACTTCTGGATCTACGTGCCGCGCAATTGTACCGGCTGGTCGTCGCGGTTCGGTGAGTTGATCGGGATTCGGGGGATCAAACCGTCGTCGCGGCTGGAGCTTCTCCCCTACACGGCCGGCGATGGCCTGTTCACCGGGAATCGCGACGCCGGCGACCCTCTCCACGACGGGAGCGATTTTGACGGCCGTCTCGGCGGCGATCTGAAGATGGGTCTGGGGCCAAACCTGACACTGGAGGCAACCGTCAATCCCGATTTCGGCCAGGTGGAGGCGGACCCGGCAGTCATCAACCTGACGGCGTTCGAAACGATCTTCACCGAGCGACGCCCCTTCTTTGTCGAGGGCAATCCCCTCTTTGAGACCGAGGGGCCGACCTATTTCTATTCACGGCGCATCGGGGCCACTCCGCACGGGGAAGCAGACGGCGATTTCGTGGATCAACCGACCGCGACGACGATCCTCGGAGCGGGAAAGATCACCGGACGCCTGGCGTCCGGCCTGTCCTTGGGCGTGTTGAGCGCCCTGACCGGTCGCGAATACGCTCGTGTCTACAGAGATGGCGTCAAGTCGCGGCTCCGGGTTGAGCCCCTAACGGGGTACAGCGTCGCCCGGCTACAGCAAGAATTCGGCGAGGACAAATCGACGGTGGGTTTGATTCTCACCGGCGTGGGGCGCGATCTGCCGGCGGACGATCCTTTGGCCTCTTCCCTGCGTCGTGACGCCGTCACCGGCGGCACCGACTGGAATCTGCGCTTCCAGGGCGGCGCCTATCAACTGTCGGGGTATGCCGGATTCAGTCGTGTCGGGGGCAGCCGCGACGCGATCCTGGGCACGCAGACTGCAAGCACTCACTACTTCCAGCGTCCCGATGCCGGACATGTGGACGTTGATTCGACACGCACCGCGCTGTGGGGATACACCGGCCTGATGAAGTTTGAGAAAGAAGCAGGACGTCACTGGCTCTGGGGCGTGGGCTCGTTTGTCGAGTCGCCGGGGTTTGAGCTCAACGACGCCGGGGTCCTTCGGTCGGCCGACAACATATGGAGCGGTGCGGAGGTGGTCTACCGTGAAACCACGCCGGGCCGCCTCTGGCGCAGCTACAGATTCGTGTTCTCACCGTCCACCGAGTGGAACTTCGACGGCATCCGCAAGGCAAGCGATTTCTCACTGGAAGCCAGCGCGACGTGGAAGAACTACCTGTCGACCTACCTGATCGGCGGAGTCACGACGCACGGATTGAGCGACGACGCCACCCGGGGCGGTCCGTTGATGGCAACGCCGCTGAACAGTTATCTGGCGCTGGAAGCACACAGCAACTACGCGGCCACGACCCAGTATGGCGGCGGCGTCAGTCTGGGTCGGAGCGAAACCAACGGTTGGGAATGTGTGCCATGGGCGCAGTGGTCAACGCGCGTCGGGGATCGTCTGTCGTTGTCTCTCACACCCAGCTTCATGCGCGGTGAGAGCTCGCGGCAGTATGTCGGGACATTTGACGGCGGACCGGCCGCCACCTACGGCCAGCGCTACGTCTTTGCCCGCATCGAGCAGAGCGAGTTGTCGGCATCCATGCGGGTGAACTACTACTTCACGCCGGATTTGAGTCTGGAGGTCTATGCGCGTCCCTTCGCCGCCAGCGGCCGCTACCATGGTTTCGGGGAATTGGCCGCCGCTCGCAGCTATGAGTTGCGGTTGTACGGTGAGCATGGCACGACGATCACCGAAACGGGAGACGGTGTCTATCAGGTCGTGGACGGGGCCGACACGCTTCAGATCGAGCAGCCCGACTACGGCGAGCGTTCCTTTTCCAGCAATGTGGTCCTGCGTTGGGAGTTCCGACCCGGAAGCACACTCTATCTGGTCTGGCAGCAGAACCGCGATGGCGAAGAGAGACTGGGGCGTGCCGTCGGGCCTCGTTCACTCTGGCGCACCTTCCGTCCCGCCGGCGACAACTTCTTCGCGATCAAGATCAGCTACTGGATTCCGGTATCCTGA
- a CDS encoding peptidylprolyl isomerase: MPVYGTEVSDLAAQRRLVSSNPAADRQELEALLDQLIEDRLITLEAQRVGLDDHPDARVHIRQAEIGIAGELYGIEHILPQYKLDSFTIDTFYQAHISRYTAAHAQRRVRHITAFHPERQVSRNATTFVDSLYEGWDPQRKIDTLYQRLAAGEDFAAVVRAHSDDPHTRNTGGDMGWISPQTLADGEFSQHVFSQPLNLISRPFQSRLGWHIVQVTGVRPAGPIPLDREVSTDIASQLAEMQSKQIAQRISDSLMAAGTLSFVSANIARSDDQLRPDMPLAVANGRDTIWACEYLMDRLKWIRENQGRALGPDEKRNVIRSEYYKHLCWYNMLRELGYLDRGQIRGVRANALEAERVNIVRLQLTAAGYDPTETAIQNYYRSHTDEFGRPPAPLDQVRNSIRGRLKAERHEQVRREWIRRASARHGVQRFDERLAAITLPSR; this comes from the coding sequence GTGCCAGTCTATGGAACCGAGGTCAGCGACCTCGCGGCACAGCGCCGGCTCGTGTCCAGCAATCCCGCCGCCGACCGCCAGGAGCTTGAGGCGCTGCTGGACCAACTGATCGAGGATCGATTGATCACGCTGGAGGCGCAACGGGTTGGCCTCGACGATCATCCGGATGCCCGCGTCCACATCCGCCAGGCCGAGATCGGTATCGCCGGCGAGCTCTATGGAATCGAGCACATCCTCCCCCAGTACAAGCTCGACTCGTTCACGATTGACACGTTCTATCAGGCGCACATTTCGCGCTACACCGCGGCGCACGCACAGAGGCGTGTACGCCACATCACCGCTTTCCATCCGGAGCGGCAAGTATCCCGCAATGCGACCACCTTTGTTGACTCTCTCTACGAGGGGTGGGACCCACAGCGCAAGATCGATACCTTGTACCAGCGGCTGGCCGCGGGCGAAGATTTCGCCGCCGTGGTGCGTGCGCACTCCGATGACCCGCACACACGCAACACCGGCGGCGACATGGGCTGGATCTCGCCGCAGACGCTGGCCGACGGGGAATTCTCACAACACGTCTTTTCCCAACCGCTGAATCTGATCAGCCGCCCCTTCCAAAGCAGACTGGGTTGGCATATTGTCCAAGTGACCGGTGTCCGCCCGGCCGGGCCAATACCGCTCGACCGTGAGGTCAGCACCGACATCGCGTCACAACTGGCCGAAATGCAGAGCAAGCAGATCGCCCAACGCATCTCCGATTCCCTGATGGCGGCCGGCACACTGTCGTTCGTATCGGCCAACATCGCGCGGTCTGATGACCAACTTCGTCCCGACATGCCGTTGGCCGTCGCCAATGGCCGCGACACGATCTGGGCCTGCGAGTACCTGATGGACCGCCTCAAATGGATCCGAGAGAATCAGGGCCGGGCGCTCGGACCGGATGAGAAGCGGAACGTGATTCGCTCCGAATACTACAAGCACCTGTGCTGGTACAACATGCTGCGTGAGCTCGGATATCTCGATCGCGGGCAGATCAGAGGCGTCCGCGCCAACGCGCTGGAGGCGGAACGCGTGAACATCGTGCGTCTGCAGTTGACCGCGGCGGGGTATGATCCCACCGAGACCGCAATCCAGAACTACTACCGGTCGCACACAGACGAGTTTGGCCGTCCACCGGCGCCATTGGACCAGGTTCGCAACAGCATCCGCGGGCGGCTGAAAGCCGAACGCCATGAGCAGGTGCGCCGGGAATGGATACGCCGCGCCTCGGCCCGGCATGGCGTCCAGCGCTTCGACGAGCGACTGGCCGCCATCACGCTCCCCTCACGATGA
- a CDS encoding GspH/FimT family pseudopilin — translation MNRIVHRVRDCRGVSLMEMMIITVIIGVMSAMAVPQWLKALPRMRAQSAAREVVSALRIARSESIARKEPFGINFDVSNNVYETFINRNNPAAATYTPGDSLVDSMLVYQDAKIASQTFPTSAVVFNPDGSASSSGVVNLIAKDSCVVFTIDVLASTGRIRMTESPGPSN, via the coding sequence ATGAACCGTATCGTTCATCGTGTGCGAGACTGCCGGGGCGTCAGCCTGATGGAAATGATGATTATCACCGTGATCATCGGCGTGATGTCGGCCATGGCCGTCCCACAATGGCTGAAGGCGCTGCCGCGCATGCGGGCCCAGTCCGCCGCCCGCGAAGTCGTTTCGGCGCTGCGCATCGCCCGGTCGGAGTCGATCGCGCGCAAGGAGCCGTTCGGCATCAACTTCGATGTCTCCAACAACGTCTATGAGACCTTCATCAATCGGAACAATCCGGCGGCGGCGACCTACACACCCGGCGATTCCCTGGTCGACAGCATGCTTGTCTATCAAGACGCCAAGATAGCGTCGCAGACCTTCCCAACTTCCGCGGTCGTATTTAACCCCGACGGATCGGCGTCGAGCTCGGGAGTCGTCAATCTGATCGCCAAGGATTCCTGCGTGGTATTCACGATCGACGTATTGGCCTCGACTGGCCGGATCCGCATGACCGAGAGCCCAGGACCCAGCAACTGA
- a CDS encoding amidohydrolase family protein: MEVIDAHVHFFSYNYFRLLTQQRQHPADIDKFIDDQARRHHFEAPPLDPVRLADRWVTELDHHGIGRAVIISGVTGDEVSLSHALRVFPDRFIGVAAVSPYLAVAEDLVEHAAREWGFRGVALYPTLHRFAAHAESAYPIYRLARRYRLVVYVYFGRLRIVTRRWWGLPDVYDSGYADPADLHRVASDFPGVNFVVPSFGAGTLSQLLRLGVQCPNVYLDTSSSNNWLEDQSEYSGLTHVFERALDVFGPRRVLFGTDSGIFPRGWRRPIFTEQNAILDALQVGDRAREAIFGGNARQIFGLDRDIPSYVI, encoded by the coding sequence GTGGAAGTCATCGACGCCCATGTTCACTTCTTTTCCTACAATTACTTCCGGCTGTTGACGCAACAGCGGCAGCACCCCGCCGACATCGACAAGTTCATCGACGACCAAGCGCGCCGGCATCATTTCGAAGCCCCGCCGCTCGACCCGGTTCGACTGGCCGATCGCTGGGTGACGGAGTTGGACCATCACGGTATCGGACGCGCCGTCATTATCTCCGGTGTGACCGGGGATGAGGTCTCGCTCAGCCACGCTTTACGCGTCTTCCCCGACCGCTTCATCGGTGTGGCGGCGGTCAGTCCCTATCTGGCGGTCGCCGAGGACCTGGTAGAGCACGCCGCCCGCGAATGGGGATTCCGCGGTGTGGCCTTGTATCCCACGCTCCATCGCTTTGCGGCGCATGCCGAATCTGCCTATCCGATCTATCGACTCGCGCGCCGTTACCGGCTCGTCGTTTACGTTTACTTCGGTCGCCTGCGCATCGTGACGCGCCGCTGGTGGGGGCTGCCGGACGTGTACGACTCCGGCTATGCCGACCCGGCCGATCTGCACAGAGTGGCATCGGACTTCCCCGGTGTCAACTTCGTCGTCCCGTCATTCGGGGCCGGCACCTTATCGCAACTCCTCCGCCTGGGGGTCCAGTGCCCCAACGTCTACCTCGACACGTCGTCCTCCAACAACTGGCTCGAAGACCAGTCGGAGTACTCCGGGTTGACGCACGTCTTCGAGCGCGCCCTCGATGTGTTCGGGCCGCGACGCGTTCTCTTCGGCACCGACTCCGGGATATTTCCGCGCGGCTGGCGACGCCCCATTTTCACCGAGCAGAATGCCATCCTGGACGCGCTGCAAGTGGGCGACCGCGCCCGCGAGGCGATCTTCGGCGGCAATGCGCGCCAGATATTCGGGCTGGACCGGGACATTCCGTCGTATGTGATCTAA